DNA sequence from the Bradyrhizobium sp. CIAT3101 genome:
CGGAGCTGATGCTCGCGGCAAGCAAGGCGGTGCGCCAGCAGGCGGGACTGATGCTCGACGCCATGGTGCAGGATTTCGAGCGAGCCACCGGTCCGTGGCACGCAGAATGGATGGCGATCCCCGAGAGCTTCGTGCTGACCGCCGGCGCGCTTCATCAGGCGAAGTTCGCGCTCGCCGGCCTCATCGTGGACGAGGCGAAGATGAACGACAACCTCGCCCTTAGTCGGGGTCTGATTGTGGCCGAAGCGGTCATGATGGGGCTGGCGCCGCAGATGGGGCGGCAGGATGCGCACGACGTGGTCTACGACGCCTGCCGGCTCGCCAACGAGAAGGGCATCAGCCTTGCCGATGCGCTGTCCGCCGATCCGCGCGTCGCGACCCAGATCGATCGCGCGACCATCGAGGCCCTGACTTCACCGAAAAATTACCTCGGTCTTGCGCCGGCCATGGTCGACCGGGTGCTGAAATCGGCAACGCGTTGAAAACCAAACTGCGTAAAACTCCGTATCTTTCAGGTCTCGCAAGGCGCTCGCGCACTTGTGTCCCGTGATGCTAGACTTAGATTGAACGAGAGATTCCCGCAGAGGACCCCGCATGACCGATCAACGCAATTCCGCCACTTCCATCGATCCCGTGAAACTCGACCGGCTGGCCGAGGTGGCGGTGAAGGTGGGACTGGGCTTGCGGCCGGGGCAGGATCTGCTTCTGACGGCGCCGGCGATCGCGCTGCCGCTGGTGCGGCGCATCGCCGTTCACGCCTACAAGGCGGGCGCCGGCATCGTGACGCCGATCCTCTCCGACGAAGAGATGACGCTGGCGCGCTATCGCCATGGCCACGACAACAGCTTTGATCGCGCCGCCAACTGGCTCTACGAGGGCATGGCGACGGCGTTCTCGAACAACACCGCGCGTCTCGCCATCGTCGGCGACAATCCGATGCTGCTGTCGGGCGAAGATGCTTCCAAGGTCGCGCGCGCCAGCAAAGCCAATTCGATTGCCTATCAGCCGGCGCTGGAAAAGATCGTCAATTTCGACACCAACTGGAACATCATCGCTTATCCGAGCCCGTCCTGGGCGAAGCAGGTGTTTCCGGACGATCCCGAAGAGGTTGCGATCGGCAAGCTTGCGGACGCGATCTTCGCGGCGTCCCGCGTCGATCGCGAGGACGCCACGGCCAATTGGGCGAGCCACAATGCGGTGCTGCGCGAGCGCACCAACTGGCTCAACGGCCAGCGTTTCCGCGCGCTGCAATATTCGGGGCCCGGCACCGATCTCACCATCGGGCTTGCCGACGGTCATGAGTGGGAAGGCGGCGCCTCGCTCGCCAAGAATGGCATCAGCTGCAACGCCAA
Encoded proteins:
- a CDS encoding aminopeptidase, with protein sequence MTDQRNSATSIDPVKLDRLAEVAVKVGLGLRPGQDLLLTAPAIALPLVRRIAVHAYKAGAGIVTPILSDEEMTLARYRHGHDNSFDRAANWLYEGMATAFSNNTARLAIVGDNPMLLSGEDASKVARASKANSIAYQPALEKIVNFDTNWNIIAYPSPSWAKQVFPDDPEEVAIGKLADAIFAASRVDREDATANWASHNAVLRERTNWLNGQRFRALQYSGPGTDLTIGLADGHEWEGGASLAKNGISCNANIPTEEVFTTPHCRRVYGHVVSSKPLSYQGTLIDNIAVRFEDGRIVDAKASRGEEVLNKVLDTDEGARRLGEVALVPHSSPISQSGLLFFNTLFDENAASHIALGQCYSKCFINGAQLTPQQIAAQGGNQSLIHIDWMIGSAETDIDGILADGSKVPVFRKGEWAK